GGACTACAGGATTCTCAGTTCCGAAATATTAAAAAAAGAGAGTCGGTTAAAGATGCACTCTGTGTTCCACTAACATATCAGGGGAAAGTACTAGGGGTAATAAGTGTAAACAATCGTATTGGAGAGCAGACGTTTCAAGATAAAGATTTAGAATTACTATCAACGTTCGCCGCACAAGCAGCGATTGCAATTCATAACGCTCAACTCTATTCATATTTACGTGAAATTTATGTTAGCACCATTAAAGCATTTGCCGCCGCGATTGAAGCTCGAGATCCATATACTCGGGGTCATTCTGAACGAATTGCACGATTTGCAGTAGCAATCGCCCAAGAATTACAACTTGATTCCGAACAACTAGATATAATCCGCGATGCTAGTTTATTACATGATATCGGAAAAATTGGAGTCCGAGAGAGCATCCTCCAGAAACCAACCTCATTGAACGATGAAGAATATCTCGAAATGCAACGTCATGCCGTGTTGGGAATGCAGATTTTACAATCTATTCCAACCTTAAAACCACTTTTATCAATTATCCATCATCACCAAGAGAAATTCGATGGAACTGGCTATCCGGACAAACTTGCAGGAGAATCTATTCCGCTGGGAGCAAGAATTATTGCAGTCGCTGACGCCTATGAAGCGATGATTTCCGACCGACCATATCGACCGGCTCGAACGATGAAACAGGCAATTAAAGAGTTAAAAAAATATTCTGGAACTCAATTTGACCCCAAAATCGTCTCTACGTTTATCCAAATTCTCGAACGCAACACTCTCTAGAGAATTTTAAATTCCAATCCGCCCGATGTGTATATAAAGCTTGAATTTGGGATTCTGAATTTCATACTATTTCGGCCAACTATCTGGCTCGAGGTCAGTCCCGACTAGCACCCAGCGTTCAGTCAATTCTTCATATCGGCAATCAAAAATAGTACCGGTAGTTGTTTCAATACGATAATATACTGCGCGTTTCCACGGTTTCTCTTGTTCTTCCACTCGCCAGGAAGCGATTGCTCGTAATACGATATATTGTTGTCCACGCCAGAGAAAACTTTTCGGATGTTCGTTATCACGATATCCACAATAGGAATCAAGCGCAATCGGCTCATTCACCGCATATAATTCACCATCTGATTTCAGTGCCGTTTTAATTTCTTTAATAGTTTTTTTCTTTTTTCGCATAATTAATGATACAATATAATAGCAAACAAGATTTATTCTGACTAGTGGTGGAATAACCATGCTGCGCTTGTCAAAACCGTTAAAAAACCGATTAGCAAGAAAATATGCATCTTGGCGATCTCTGCATGGTTTTCACAATAGTATTTCATTTGGATTATGATGGACGACAGTCGGTTTATTGAACGAAGAAAATTTATCCGTATTCCTGCGCGATTTGTAGTTATGATGAAATTAGATATCAATAATTTGAGCGATTATGCGATTGACACTGAAATAATTAACATCAGTGAAGGCGGAATGTTATTAGAACTCCGCGAAACTGAATTGCACGAACCGAGCAGTTCAGCTCATCCTGTTTCGATATATTACCATAATCTACAGCTAGATGGACAATTAATCTGGCTGCAGTTCCGATTGCCAGGTAATCCGCAGGTCATCCAAGCGATAGCGAAACCGGTTTGGAAGAAGATTTCAATTGACTCAAACGGTGCAATATTCCATCTAGGGATACAATATACCCATATACTACCAGAAGCGCAACAAGCCATTAGCCAGTATATCACCTGGCAATTGCAACAGGGATCATAGGGTGTCCGATTTGACAGAAATAATAACTCAGAGATACAATAGCTAATTATTTCTAAAAATCACAATTACGAAACAAAATATTTTTTAGGAGGTAATTTTTATGACAAAAGCAGAAATAGCTGAAAAAGTTCGGGAGAAAATCGGGGGAATATCTTTTCGCGAAGCGTTAACCGCGGTTGACACTATTCTCGATGGAATCAAACAATCTCTTGCAAAAGGTGAAAAAGTGTCAATTGTCGGGTTCGGTACGTTCCGAGTTAAAGAACGACGTTCTCGCCTCGGCAGGAATCCTAAAACCGGTGAACAGATTCAGGTTCCAGGTAAAAAAGTTCCATATTTTAAACCCGGAAAAGAATTTAGAGAAGCCGTTAATAAATAAAGGTAAGTAGCCTATGCGCAGTTCCGAATAGTTTTCTCGGAAAGAATACAATGGAGATAACTCGGCCAGTCCGTAACCGGTTGGGTATGATAGTACGGATTTGGCTGGGTCTTTTATTAAAACCATCTCACATGTTCCCATGAAAAAGGTAGTGTATTTATCAATATTCTTTTGCCTATTTGTATCCGGATATGTTTCTGCAGAAATTGTTGACCGTGTTGTAGCGAAAGTCGGTTCTGAAGTAATATTTTGGTCGGATTTAGAAAAAGCTATTCAGTCAGTCAAACTTCTTGAGAATCCACCCACACAAGAAGAACTGCTCAACCAATTAATCGACCGAGCATTGTTATTGCAAGAAGCAAAACGTCAAAAAATCATTCCGTCGGAACAAATCGTTAAAGCGGAAACGAAACGACAGTTAGCTCGTATTCGGAATGTATATAAAACTGAAGCAGAATTCCAACAGGAACTGAATAAGGTAGGATTGACTCAATCGCTGCTCGAGAAGCAATTTGAACGCCGTGCGCGGGAAGAATTAATGATTCAGCTTTTGATTCGGAAAAAAATGAAACCAGTTACCGATGCTGAGATCGAACAATATACCGTTGCCCACCCCGATATAGCGAAACAGGCGAATCGAGTCCGGCTCCGCCATATCTTTTTTTCCCTAGATACTTCTGCTGGAGAAGCTGCCTGTGCAACCGTACTGGAAAAAGCGAATATCGCATTAAGTAAACTGAAAAGCGGAGAAAAATGGGAAGAAATTGTTAAAGAATATTCTGATGATCAGGATACGCGAATGGATAATGGCGATTTAGGGTTTATTACCCATGGGGATAGTTTTCCTGAAATCGAAGCGGTCGCATTTGAGTTACCGATCGGAAAAATTAGTGACTTGATTAAAACAGAGCTTGGCTATCATATTATTCAAGTTACTGACCGAATGAATATTCGTCAATATTTAGAAAATGAAGCGTTTAATACTACGAAAAAAAATCTTATCAACGAACTGCGACAATCAACGAAAATCGAAATTAAACTATAAAAAATGTACGCTAGCTTCATCCTATACGGATTAAACTCATAAAACGACAGTGTATACTTGCCTCGTAGCTTATGGCTCAATCATTATTACGTATCGGAATAACCTTAGGCGATGCCGCAGGTATTGGTCCTGAAATTATTTTAAAAGCTATAGCAACTCCGGAAATTCAGAATATCTGTGTTCCGCTCGTCATTGGAGATAGACTGATTCTTGAACATACCGCACGGTCGCTGAACCTACCTATACCGGAACATATTCTTGATTTGCATCAGTTCACTTCTCTACCTGAACCGGGGAGAATCTCAGCTGAATGTGGAAAAGCAGCACTTGCATATATTGAGAAAGCGGTTTCATTGTGTTTATCCCGTGAGATGCGAGCGATGGTAACCGCGCCGATTCATAAAGAAGCTATCCATCTTGCCGGTTCCCCTTACCCTGGACATACGGAAATGATTGCAATGTTAACTAATACTAAAGAATATGCCATGATGTTAGTCGGTGATGGATTAAGAGTAATATTAGTAACCATACATATGGGACTCGCTAACGTAAGCAAGGTATTAACTATAGAAAAAATTTTAAAAACTATCCGACTCGCTTATCGGGCAACACAAGAGCTGGGTATAACTATGCCGAAAATTGCTGTTGCTGGATTTAATCCGCATGCAGGAGAACAGGGGTTATTCGGCGATGAAGAACAGACGAAAATTGCGCCAGCAATTGAATTAGCGAAACAGGAACAAATTCCAGTTTTCGGACCGTTTCCTCCAGATACTATTTTCCATCGTGCGCTTAACAATGAATTCGATATTGTGGTTTGTATGTATCATGATCAAGGACTGATACCATTGAAAACCCTTGCGTTTCATACTGGTGTGAATGTTACCATTGGACTACCAATTGTTCGTACTTCGGTTGACCATGGTACCGCCTATGATATTGCGGGGAAAGGCATCGCTAATCCGTTTTCGATGATTGAAGCGATTAAACTTGCTGTCCAACTCGCTACCAACCGGTTTAAATCTTAACCAAAATGCAAACTATTCTACCAGCATTATATTCTAGAAAAATCCTAATATGGAAGAAGATATAGAAATACCGATATTTCAATATTCCCTAATGTCTAATATTGGGATTTGAAAAATGCTTTATTTTGACGGGAAAATAAAAAGTTGTAGTGCACAATACCGCTGAATCTGTTGTTCTTAAAGAAGTTTGATATCCTACTACTTAAATCTATCTGCAGCGAGCTCCGCTAAACAAAAACCTTAGCACGCTACCCTGTTCTAAAAGGTTTGATGTTTTAACCCTACCATAATATATTCAATATGTGATAAAATTTTATAAGTGAGTTTACTTAAGGTGATGTCTGCTTTATTTACTTTGAGAAAGGTATATAAAGTATAGACAACATTGATACAATTGAAACCAAACTTAATTATTTGGCAATCCTGAATTGTCGAAATATATTTCAGACAATTCAGGAATAAAGGCATAGTTAAGTTCAGAGTTTCATAAGTCCTATGATAAGAAAACGGAAAGAATTATTGGGCGAAATGATGATAGATCGGGGATTAATCACCCATGCCCAACTTGAAGAAGGATTACAAATTTCGAAAAAAACCGGGGAACGAATTGGAGAATCGTTGATTAAACTTGGATATGTAACTTCTGAAGAAGTATTAACTACACTCGCACAACAATTAAATCTCCCGTTTATTAAACTTAAAAATTATCAAATTCATCCATCGGTAATTGAGAAAATCCCGGCAAAATTCGTTTTCCATTATAAACTCATTCCGATAAAAGTTGACCATGATAAAATTCATATTGCTACCAGCGACCCGTTGGATATGAAAACAATTGATGATATTCGGTTATTACTCTCATACGATGTCGAAACGGCTATTGCTACTCCAGAAGATATCGCAGAAGCGATTAAAAAATACTATGGTATTGGCGCGGAAACAGTCCAGCGGATGACCGAAGAATCAGCTGCTGAAAAAAAGAAAAAGAAACAAGAAGTTGAGGTTATTGGAGCGGAATTAAACACAGCGGAAGATATTACTGAAATGGCAGAAGATGCATCAATTATCAAATTTGTGAATCAGATATTGGCAGAAGCGTTTGCGAGTCGAGCTACTGATATCCATATCGAACCGTTTGAGAATGAACTCCGCGTTCGATATCGGATTGACGGTATGCTACATGAACAGCCGGTGCCTGCAGTAATCAAGAAATTTCAAGCGGCAATATGTTCTCGAATAAAAATCATGGCAAACATGAACATTGCCGAACGCCGGTTACCGCAAGACGGTCGAATTGAAGTCAAAATGAGCGGGCGAGAATATGATTTACGGGTCTCCACGTTACCTACTGCATTCGGTGAAAGTATTGATATCCGTGTTCTTGACCGTAGTAGTATTTTACTTTCACTAGAACAACTGGGATTATCCCCTGAAGGAGTGCAAAAATTTAACCAGCTCCTCAAAAAACCGCATGGCGTTATTCTGGTTACCGGTCCGACTGGAAGCGGTAAAACAACCACACTCTATGCGTGCTTGAATAAAATTAATTCAATTGATAAGATGATTATTACCATTGAAGACCCGATTGAATATGAACTCTATGGGATCAATCAGATTGAAGTACAGCCAAAAATAGACCTTACTTTTGCACGATGCTTGCGCCATATTCTTCGTCATGACCCTAATGTAATTTTAGTCGGTGAGATTCGTGACCATGAAACCGCAGAAATCGCTATCCGCACCGCATTAACCGGTCATTTAGTGTTTTCAACCTTGCATACTAACGATGCGGCTGGTGCTGTGACCCGATTGTTAGACATGAATATCGAACCGTATTTAGTTGCGTCTTCGGTTGAAGGAATGATTGCGCAACGATTAGTTCGAGTTATTTGTTCCAATTGCAAAAAAGAATATATACCTGATGCCCAAACCCTGTCGCTGATTGATACCGGTCAAGGGACTAAACTACCGGAGTCGACAAAATTATATCGCGGGACTGGCTGTGAATCCTGTCGGTTTACCGGATACAAAGGACGAATAGCGATTTTTGAAATTATCACATTAAACGATAAAATCAAAAGTCTCATTATGCAACGAGCTCCCGCAAATCAAATTAAACTCGCAGCGATGGCTGATGGCATGCGACCGTTACGACAAGATGGATGGCAGAAAGTATTACAAGGAATAACTACCGTGGATGAAGTACTCCGGGTAACACAAGAAGAAGAGTTTACAGAATAATGATGATTGAAAAGATGTAAATGGATATAAAAAATTGACAAGGTTTACATATGGTATGCTACCGTATGTTGTATCTATTTACATCATGTTGTTATTATGGCAAAATTTGTTTATCAAGCTCGAAATACGCAAGCGAAACTAATTGAAGGAACCTTGGAAGCAGAAAATCAATCTCAAGCGATAGAAAAACTACATGCATTAGGCTTATATCCGATTCGGGTACAAGAAGGAATTGGTAGCCATCGATTACTTTCTTCTAAAATTTCCGCATCGTATAAGAAAACAGGTTCCGCTAGATCACTTTGGATAAAATCGAGTGAAATCGCTAATTTCACTCGGCAGTTAGCTGATTTATTAAGTGCTGGGTTAAGCTTAATGAATGCATTGACGGTTCTATCAAATCAGACAGAAAATACGAAACTCCGTGAAATCGTTAAAATGGTAAGAAACGAAGTACAGGGAGGTAGTACCCTTGCTGATGCGATGGCTAAACATCCTAAAGTATTTAATCAGCTTTTTGTTAGTATGGTTCGTGCAGGTGAAATTGGTGGTTTACTTGAAACCGTGCTGGTACGTTTAGCAGATTTTAGTGAGAAAGAAAGTGAAATGCGTGGGAAAATCTTAACCGCAATGGCGTATCCACTGGTTTTAGTTATAGTCGGTACTATTGCGGTCATATTTCTCATAACGTTTATCATACCCCGTTTCGCTGCGATTTTCGAAGAGCTTGGAGTAGCCTTACCGTTACCGACACAAATACTTATGATGATTTCTAGAATAATGCAACAATACTGGTGGATAGTTTTGTTGGGGGGGAGTATTATTGGTATCGCAGTTTATCGGTTTATTAAATCTGCTGAAGGGAAACTACGAGTAAACCAATTACAACTTCGAATTCCGGTATTAGGCACTATTATTCGCAAACGCGAAATTGCACGGTTCGCAAGAACATTCGGTGAGTTACTGAAAAATGGTGTCCCTATCTTAAATGCACTACAAATCTCTGCAGATACTATGACCAATCTGCTAGTCGCCCAGGAGATTCGGAAAATCAGAACCAATATTAGCGAAGGTGAACGGATAGCTGAACCGTTACGCCAGAGCGCTATATTCCCACCAATGGTAGTAAATATGATTGCGGTCGGTGAAGAATCTGGCCATTTAGAAAGTGTGTTAATGAAAATTGCTAATTCCTATGAAGCTGATGTTGACCGGTCGTTGAAAGTATTCACTTCACTACTCGAACCAGCGGTTATCCTCTGTATGGCATGTATTGTGGGATTCATCGCACTCGCTATGCTTCTGCCCGTATTTACGATTAATCTTAACGTCGGAAAATAGAGAGAAACAAGAGGTCAATTATCTGAGGGCAGAAAAACGAATGCTTCCATTGATTTTTTGAACTTCATTTGAATTTTAGATTTTGAGCGTTACAATGCCTATAATGAATGGTTTCACGCTGCTTGAAATTTTAGTAGTATTGGTTATCGTAACATTGATTGTTGGAGCAGCTATCCCTAATTTCCGTGGTGCATTTGAACAATCGCGACTCGAAACAGCTTCTCGAAACTTAGCAACAACGTTAGGTACAGCGCACCACTTATCCGTTATTCACCGGCTAATGTTTCAGGTTAAATTTGATTTAAATAAACAGGAATATCAGATTATACCTGATAGTAGTTTATTGAAAGATGACGATGAATTACCGAATTATGCGCGTCGACATACATTACCCGATGGTGTTAAATTTAATACGATTAACATAAATATTCCCAATGTTTCCGAAGCTGATGACGGCACCATCAAAAGTATAGCATTTTATCCTGATGGAAGCACTGATGGCGCGATTATCTCAATCTCCGATGAGTCTGGCGCTGTGATAACCCTGCAAGTGATGAAAGCTACCGGGTTGATAAAAGTTTCTACTGGACTACCACCAACAACCAATGTAACACCAATGATACCGGCATCAGATACTGATTAAAAGTTAGGCTTTTAAATTTTTCATTTATAATTGCTATTTACCAAAACTAAACTTGAAACAACAAATAATGTAACTTATGCGTACTGGAATCGCTCATCTGCCCCTACACTATGGAAAAACTCCCAGTTGGCTTTTTTCGCGCATGAAATTATTAGCTCGCGAAATTACCATTGCTATCGTAGAAGAGTTTGGTCCGGATGAAATCGTTCGACGTTTATCCGACCCATTCTGGTTTCAAGCGTTTGGTTGTGTTCTCGGATTCGACTGGCATTCCAGTGGAGTTACCACAACGGTCTGCAGCGCTTTGAAAGAAGGACTCAAAGGATTAGAAAACGACCTCGGAGTATATATCACCGGCGGGAAAGGGAGTACTTCTAGAAAAACACCTACTGAAATTAGAATGTTTAGTAATTATATTTCCGTTGATCCAGAACCGCTGATATATGCGAGTAAAATGTCAGCAAAAGTAGATAATACTGCGGTCCAGGATGGATACCAGCTTTACCATCATTCGTTTATTTTTACTCAATCTGGTTTATGGACAGTCGTTCAGCAAGGAATGAATGTATCGAACCGCTATGCACGAAGATACCATTGGTTATCGGAAACGTTTCATGGTACTAACCACCACAGTTTCGTTAACGAACCACATACAGCTGTTTGCTGTGATATACGGGGAGAAACGCTAAATCTAGTTGCACGAGAAAGTGAACCCGCACGCAGGATAACCACGCAAATCGCTTGCGAGCATCCGGAAAAATCAATCCGAGAACTGAAAACAATTCAACGGCTCGATTTACCCAGCCGACATTCGATAGTTCCGGCAGATATAAATCCTGATCGGTTAACCAAGATATTGCTCAGAACCTACGAACAGCAACCGCAAAATTTCGAACAGTTACTTGGTATCGAAGGTGTTGGACCCAAAACCGTTCGTGCATTAAGTTTAATTTCAGAATTAGTCTATGGGATAGCACCCAGTTTTCGCGATCCGGTTCGATATAGTTTCGCTCATGGTGGAAAAGACGGGCATCCCTACCCGGTCGACCGCAATAATTATGATCAATCGATAGCAATCCTTCACCAAGCGCTCAAACAAGCGAAACTTGGTAATCGCGATAAGATGGATGCGTTTAAACGATTACATAGTGTTTAATGTTCACGATTCGGAATAATCTATGAAATTTTTGGTTTTTGGTGCAGGAGCAATTGGTCAAGTTGTAGGTGGATTACTCGCAAAATCCGGAGAATCGGTAACCCTTTATGGTCGCGCAAAATATTTAGATTACATTAAACAAAATGGATTACGGATTACCGGTATTTGGGGTGAGCATCTAATTCAGAGTCTTGATTGTGTAACGGAATTAACCGAATTAGCTAACCACGAATTCGATTATATTTTGCTCACCGTCAAATCGTTTGATACGGAAGGAGCGGTTACGCAATTTGCTCCGTTAGTTACTAAGAATACGTTAGTCGTATCTCTCCAGAATGGTTTAGGAAATTGGGAAATAATCTCTGCAAAACTCGGCAAAGAAAAAGTTGTCGGCGCACGAGTTATTTTTGGTGCTGCAATTCCCGAACCAGGACTAGTAAAAGTAACGGTTTATGCTGAAGAAACTATGCTCGGCCCAATTCAACAAGATATCCCCAATGAAATATACAAAAAGATAGAGCTACTCGTTCAACGATTAACGCAGGCTGGGATTCCCGCGAAATTAACAAAAGAAATTACGGGATATCTCTGGCAGAAAGTTATGTATAATTCCGCATTGAATCCATTATCCGCATTACTCGGTATGACTTACGGAGAAATTGCAGAGAACCGATATGCGCGCACAATTATGGTCCAAGTTATTCAGGAAATATATCTTGTCGCTCAAGCGTATCAAATCAAATTAATTTATTCTGACCCTGAAAAATATTTTGAAAAATTTTTCTCTCACGAAGTTCCATCAACTGCACCTCATCGGTCGTCGATGCTACAAGCAATCGAAGCCGGTAAACGGGTTGATATCGATGCACTGAACGGTGCGATTGTTAAACTTGCGAAACAAAAAAATATTCCCGTTCCTGTTAATGAAATACTTACTTTTCTAATCAAAGCAAAAGAAACAGCGGTTCAAAAAGAAGGATTAAATCGTAATTAAATATTGATAGATTGTTTCAGCCAGTTGTTTACCTATACCGGGTACATGTTGCAAATCATTGACCGTAGCTTTTTTCAATTCCGCAATTGAACCAAAATGACGGAGTAACGCAAGTTTTTTTACTTCTCCAATACCTGGAAGTTCATCGAGAAACGATCGTGCACTTTGTTTTTTGCGTAATTGACGATGGTAAGTTATCGCAAATCGATGTGCTTCATTACGAATCCGTTGAAGGAGATGTAACCCTTTATTATCCCGCGATAAAATAATTGGTTCATTTTGAGTCGGAAGATATATTTCTTCTAAACGTTTAGCTAAACCAATAATCGGTATCGTACATTCCAGGTTATGGTTTTTAAAAACGTGGTTCATTGCCTCTTGTGCAGCATGGAGATGTCCTAATCCACCGTCAATTAAAATCAAATCCGGGTAGAGATACGTTCGTTCGGTTTTTCGTTCGTTATTTCTTTCGTTTTGTTCTTCAAGTAAACGGGTAAATCTTCTTGTAATCACTTCCTGCATCATTGCATAATCGTTAATACCTACAACTCGCTTAATTCGAAACCTGCGATATGCTGATTTCACGGGACGACCATTGTTGAATACCACTAGCGAACCAACCGCATCGGTTCCACCAATATTCGAAATATCAAACGCTTCGATAATTCGCGGATATACGGGAAGATGTAACGCAAATTTTAGGTCAACCAGCGATTGCGGTAGTCTCGCTAATTCTGGTTGTCGCCGGGATAATTCTTCCATTAAGAACAATTGTGCATTTTTAGCTACCGTCAGCAATAATTTCTTTTTATCACCGCGTTGCGGAACCTCAATTGATATTTTCGTTCTACATTTTGAATACAAATCGAACCGACCGTATTCTTTAATTTGACTTAACCATTCAATAAGTTCCGGTTCATCTTCCGGATGCGCGCATAAATAGAGTTCCCTGGGTATCCGATATGCGATGTGATAGTGCTGTTTGAGAAAGGTTGCATATATTTCTGGTATCGATAATCCAGCAACACCTTCTAAGATATATTTTTCTTTTCCGACTAATTTCCCATTTCGAATCACAAACACGGCAACGGCAGCGATTTCCGTATCCGCAGAAACGTTATCAGCGCAGGTAGCAATCGCTACGAAATC
This bacterium DNA region includes the following protein-coding sequences:
- a CDS encoding DUF763 domain-containing protein produces the protein MRTGIAHLPLHYGKTPSWLFSRMKLLAREITIAIVEEFGPDEIVRRLSDPFWFQAFGCVLGFDWHSSGVTTTVCSALKEGLKGLENDLGVYITGGKGSTSRKTPTEIRMFSNYISVDPEPLIYASKMSAKVDNTAVQDGYQLYHHSFIFTQSGLWTVVQQGMNVSNRYARRYHWLSETFHGTNHHSFVNEPHTAVCCDIRGETLNLVARESEPARRITTQIACEHPEKSIRELKTIQRLDLPSRHSIVPADINPDRLTKILLRTYEQQPQNFEQLLGIEGVGPKTVRALSLISELVYGIAPSFRDPVRYSFAHGGKDGHPYPVDRNNYDQSIAILHQALKQAKLGNRDKMDAFKRLHSV
- a CDS encoding peptidylprolyl isomerase; the encoded protein is MKKVVYLSIFFCLFVSGYVSAEIVDRVVAKVGSEVIFWSDLEKAIQSVKLLENPPTQEELLNQLIDRALLLQEAKRQKIIPSEQIVKAETKRQLARIRNVYKTEAEFQQELNKVGLTQSLLEKQFERRAREELMIQLLIRKKMKPVTDAEIEQYTVAHPDIAKQANRVRLRHIFFSLDTSAGEAACATVLEKANIALSKLKSGEKWEEIVKEYSDDQDTRMDNGDLGFITHGDSFPEIEAVAFELPIGKISDLIKTELGYHIIQVTDRMNIRQYLENEAFNTTKKNLINELRQSTKIEIKL
- a CDS encoding integration host factor subunit beta, which encodes MTKAEIAEKVREKIGGISFREALTAVDTILDGIKQSLAKGEKVSIVGFGTFRVKERRSRLGRNPKTGEQIQVPGKKVPYFKPGKEFREAVNK
- a CDS encoding ketopantoate reductase family protein, with the protein product MKFLVFGAGAIGQVVGGLLAKSGESVTLYGRAKYLDYIKQNGLRITGIWGEHLIQSLDCVTELTELANHEFDYILLTVKSFDTEGAVTQFAPLVTKNTLVVSLQNGLGNWEIISAKLGKEKVVGARVIFGAAIPEPGLVKVTVYAEETMLGPIQQDIPNEIYKKIELLVQRLTQAGIPAKLTKEITGYLWQKVMYNSALNPLSALLGMTYGEIAENRYARTIMVQVIQEIYLVAQAYQIKLIYSDPEKYFEKFFSHEVPSTAPHRSSMLQAIEAGKRVDIDALNGAIVKLAKQKNIPVPVNEILTFLIKAKETAVQKEGLNRN
- a CDS encoding prepilin-type N-terminal cleavage/methylation domain-containing protein, producing the protein MPIMNGFTLLEILVVLVIVTLIVGAAIPNFRGAFEQSRLETASRNLATTLGTAHHLSVIHRLMFQVKFDLNKQEYQIIPDSSLLKDDDELPNYARRHTLPDGVKFNTININIPNVSEADDGTIKSIAFYPDGSTDGAIISISDESGAVITLQVMKATGLIKVSTGLPPTTNVTPMIPASDTD
- the uvrC gene encoding excinuclease ABC subunit UvrC: MTNWQKIIDQLPDSPGVYIFKGKRNEPIYIGKANSLKSRVRSYFYSQRNLPSKTVLMLERATDLDYIVVQNELESLVLEQNLIKQFKPKFNVRIKDDKRYPWLRFTYSEDYPRLLVVRLPQQDNDRYYGPFPHSSSMRKTIQFLRTFFPIRNCKLKIVEGKQASSRPCLEFHLNRCSAPCSGYISKSDYRLICDQICMLLEGKYNEVEYHLNQKMQQLSDSMRFEEAAKIRDQLRAIKSMQFKQLIYIPEAAERDFVAIATCADNVSADTEIAAVAVFVIRNGKLVGKEKYILEGVAGLSIPEIYATFLKQHYHIAYRIPRELYLCAHPEDEPELIEWLSQIKEYGRFDLYSKCRTKISIEVPQRGDKKKLLLTVAKNAQLFLMEELSRRQPELARLPQSLVDLKFALHLPVYPRIIEAFDISNIGGTDAVGSLVVFNNGRPVKSAYRRFRIKRVVGINDYAMMQEVITRRFTRLLEEQNERNNERKTERTYLYPDLILIDGGLGHLHAAQEAMNHVFKNHNLECTIPIIGLAKRLEEIYLPTQNEPIILSRDNKGLHLLQRIRNEAHRFAITYHRQLRKKQSARSFLDELPGIGEVKKLALLRHFGSIAELKKATVNDLQHVPGIGKQLAETIYQYLITI
- the pdxA gene encoding 4-hydroxythreonine-4-phosphate dehydrogenase PdxA: MAQSLLRIGITLGDAAGIGPEIILKAIATPEIQNICVPLVIGDRLILEHTARSLNLPIPEHILDLHQFTSLPEPGRISAECGKAALAYIEKAVSLCLSREMRAMVTAPIHKEAIHLAGSPYPGHTEMIAMLTNTKEYAMMLVGDGLRVILVTIHMGLANVSKVLTIEKILKTIRLAYRATQELGITMPKIAVAGFNPHAGEQGLFGDEEQTKIAPAIELAKQEQIPVFGPFPPDTIFHRALNNEFDIVVCMYHDQGLIPLKTLAFHTGVNVTIGLPIVRTSVDHGTAYDIAGKGIANPFSMIEAIKLAVQLATNRFKS
- a CDS encoding PilZ domain-containing protein encodes the protein MMDDSRFIERRKFIRIPARFVVMMKLDINNLSDYAIDTEIINISEGGMLLELRETELHEPSSSAHPVSIYYHNLQLDGQLIWLQFRLPGNPQVIQAIAKPVWKKISIDSNGAIFHLGIQYTHILPEAQQAISQYITWQLQQGS
- the gspE gene encoding type II secretion system ATPase GspE; the encoded protein is MIRKRKELLGEMMIDRGLITHAQLEEGLQISKKTGERIGESLIKLGYVTSEEVLTTLAQQLNLPFIKLKNYQIHPSVIEKIPAKFVFHYKLIPIKVDHDKIHIATSDPLDMKTIDDIRLLLSYDVETAIATPEDIAEAIKKYYGIGAETVQRMTEESAAEKKKKKQEVEVIGAELNTAEDITEMAEDASIIKFVNQILAEAFASRATDIHIEPFENELRVRYRIDGMLHEQPVPAVIKKFQAAICSRIKIMANMNIAERRLPQDGRIEVKMSGREYDLRVSTLPTAFGESIDIRVLDRSSILLSLEQLGLSPEGVQKFNQLLKKPHGVILVTGPTGSGKTTTLYACLNKINSIDKMIITIEDPIEYELYGINQIEVQPKIDLTFARCLRHILRHDPNVILVGEIRDHETAEIAIRTALTGHLVFSTLHTNDAAGAVTRLLDMNIEPYLVASSVEGMIAQRLVRVICSNCKKEYIPDAQTLSLIDTGQGTKLPESTKLYRGTGCESCRFTGYKGRIAIFEIITLNDKIKSLIMQRAPANQIKLAAMADGMRPLRQDGWQKVLQGITTVDEVLRVTQEEEFTE
- a CDS encoding type II secretion system F family protein yields the protein MAKFVYQARNTQAKLIEGTLEAENQSQAIEKLHALGLYPIRVQEGIGSHRLLSSKISASYKKTGSARSLWIKSSEIANFTRQLADLLSAGLSLMNALTVLSNQTENTKLREIVKMVRNEVQGGSTLADAMAKHPKVFNQLFVSMVRAGEIGGLLETVLVRLADFSEKESEMRGKILTAMAYPLVLVIVGTIAVIFLITFIIPRFAAIFEELGVALPLPTQILMMISRIMQQYWWIVLLGGSIIGIAVYRFIKSAEGKLRVNQLQLRIPVLGTIIRKREIARFARTFGELLKNGVPILNALQISADTMTNLLVAQEIRKIRTNISEGERIAEPLRQSAIFPPMVVNMIAVGEESGHLESVLMKIANSYEADVDRSLKVFTSLLEPAVILCMACIVGFIALAMLLPVFTINLNVGK